In Kitasatospora sp. NA04385, a single genomic region encodes these proteins:
- a CDS encoding tyrosine-type recombinase/integrase: MDPTAGKVLFKDFSAQWVAERGLFPLTVELYQRLLRLHILPTFAELPLNEITPAAVRTWHAKKKATTGATTVAKSYRLLKAIMQTAADDEAIPRNPCQIKGAGEEHPDERPVATVAQVFELAEYMGPRWRLMVFLGAFASLRPEELAALRRRDVDVDKRILRITEAAPELNSGQRVTGETKSRAGKRRVHLPPFLDTPLRQHMAWFAEEGLEGYLFVGERGGRLRGSTFGRKFRKARAKVGRSAQNPFKPHEFTRKERRDLSALPAADVPVGEILKGFDEQGLAELVEEEEPVEQKERRDLSALPATDVPVGEILKGFDEQGLAELVEEEEPVEQKERRDLSALPATDVPVGEILKGFDEQGLAELVEEEEPVEQVEPLPENFTFYDLRGTGNNLLAEEGASLKDLMVRMGHSSVRAAMIYQHSTERRQRELAAKMESRVRHDMGTQQPQPPRPGPPHGTSGPMATVHPIRRRA; this comes from the coding sequence ATCGACCCCACCGCCGGGAAGGTCCTCTTCAAGGACTTCTCCGCGCAGTGGGTCGCCGAACGCGGCCTGTTCCCGCTCACCGTGGAGCTGTACCAGCGCCTGCTGCGGTTGCACATCCTGCCGACCTTCGCCGAACTCCCGCTCAACGAGATCACGCCCGCCGCGGTGCGCACCTGGCACGCCAAGAAGAAGGCCACCACCGGCGCCACCACGGTCGCCAAGTCCTACCGCCTGCTGAAGGCGATCATGCAGACCGCCGCCGACGACGAGGCGATCCCCCGCAACCCCTGCCAGATCAAGGGCGCGGGCGAGGAGCACCCGGACGAGCGGCCGGTGGCCACCGTCGCCCAGGTCTTCGAACTCGCCGAGTACATGGGCCCGCGTTGGCGGCTGATGGTCTTCCTCGGCGCGTTCGCCTCCCTGCGCCCCGAGGAACTCGCCGCCCTGCGCCGCCGCGACGTGGACGTGGACAAGCGCATCCTGCGGATCACGGAGGCCGCCCCGGAGCTGAACAGCGGTCAGCGGGTCACCGGCGAGACCAAGTCGAGGGCCGGCAAACGCAGAGTGCACCTGCCCCCGTTCCTCGATACCCCCCTGCGCCAGCACATGGCCTGGTTCGCCGAGGAGGGCCTTGAGGGGTACCTGTTCGTCGGTGAACGCGGTGGGCGCCTGCGCGGGTCGACGTTCGGCCGCAAGTTCCGCAAGGCCCGCGCCAAGGTCGGCCGATCGGCTCAGAATCCCTTCAAACCGCACGAGTTCACCCGCAAGGAGCGGCGTGACCTCTCCGCTCTCCCGGCCGCCGACGTCCCGGTCGGGGAGATCCTCAAGGGCTTCGACGAGCAAGGCTTGGCCGAACTCGTCGAAGAGGAGGAACCCGTCGAGCAGAAGGAGCGGCGTGACCTCTCCGCTCTCCCGGCCACCGACGTCCCGGTCGGGGAGATCCTCAAGGGCTTCGACGAGCAAGGCTTGGCCGAACTCGTCGAAGAGGAGGAACCCGTCGAGCAGAAGGAGCGGCGTGACCTCTCCGCTCTCCCGGCCACCGACGTCCCGGTCGGGGAGATCCTCAAGGGCTTCGACGAGCAAGGCTTGGCCGAACTCGTCGAAGAGGAGGAACCCGTCGAGCAGGTCGAGCCGCTGCCCGAGAACTTCACGTTCTACGACCTGCGCGGCACCGGCAACAACCTGCTGGCCGAGGAAGGTGCCAGTTTGAAGGACCTCATGGTCCGCATGGGCCACTCCTCGGTGCGCGCCGCGATGATCTACCAGCACTCGACCGAGCGCCGCCAGCGCGAACTCGCCGCCAAGATGGAGTCCCGCGTCCGGCACGACATGGGCACGCAGCAGCCCCAGCCTCCACGCCCCGGACCGCCGCACGGTACCTCCGGCCCGATGGCGACGGTCCACCCCATCCGACGCCGCGCCTGA
- a CDS encoding DUF317 domain-containing protein, with the protein MEQTSVTSPDQRLRLTSNRLDPDTRWRISAAPEATAPPLWTAAFSAQTPEELVTATAHTLPLLPEHNRRPGGQDAFDGDAFLDSLIATGWRGLSEPHGVRHAVSPDYLAHAFLRRAADPLDLGAGCALTVTVGPDQHDPYWQARFTTNTPDQVTSAFARALTDPAPLRRDPERMDERLLAHAGYTITETGLTPLPPAHTDEDLTRAAAQALTSLLTSADGYLTVEEAVECLADFPLASRQGRTTWGELPGEQQHLAAMLTLDLVMDSARYSHQLLGLTDRPHQQVWKEQTRGAVPALPLGELRFGNEDLWSAASLIAAEMIATVDDPSGILEGIGDHIASRAVEGTRWHDLPDHLWQSASDEICRRFTALGDKAGELFAPGSPRSAPLVEAAPPHLAGRGHLAATAPAAPLLAAGWTLADTRSTTYVSPCGRISTTETTYANGSVWRTAYTDPSTRQPLWEFCADRQTPAEMTTAVHQALATTYATAPADLHHSTPSGGLEPLAEAGWGQDSVDGHTMWTSPDGGTAMVDHTSNLPRAQSGAPGWLITGGDVSPDVRTGWTIEMTDLVPRPLRTALATALTRTEPVARLARQVPAAHMVDLTITPLKPRPTASVDRATAARHRSVDADTVRADAAGAPEQHHLPHRGRQR; encoded by the coding sequence ATGGAGCAGACCTCCGTCACCAGCCCCGACCAGCGACTGCGCCTGACCTCGAACCGGCTCGACCCCGACACCCGATGGCGCATCTCGGCCGCCCCCGAAGCCACCGCCCCGCCGCTGTGGACGGCCGCGTTCTCCGCGCAGACCCCGGAAGAACTCGTCACCGCCACCGCCCACACCCTGCCCCTCCTGCCGGAGCACAACAGGCGCCCCGGCGGGCAGGACGCCTTCGACGGCGACGCGTTCCTCGACAGCCTCATCGCCACCGGATGGCGCGGCCTCAGCGAACCCCACGGCGTGCGGCACGCCGTGTCGCCGGACTACCTCGCCCACGCCTTTCTGCGCCGCGCCGCCGACCCGCTCGACCTCGGAGCCGGCTGCGCGCTGACCGTCACGGTCGGCCCCGACCAGCACGATCCCTACTGGCAGGCCCGGTTCACCACGAACACCCCCGACCAGGTCACCAGCGCCTTCGCCCGCGCGCTGACCGACCCGGCCCCGCTGCGCCGCGACCCGGAACGGATGGACGAGCGCCTCCTCGCCCACGCCGGATACACGATCACCGAGACAGGCCTCACCCCCCTTCCTCCTGCCCACACCGACGAGGACCTCACCCGCGCCGCCGCCCAGGCGCTGACCAGCCTGCTGACCAGCGCCGACGGCTACCTGACCGTGGAGGAGGCCGTGGAATGCCTCGCCGACTTCCCCCTCGCCAGCCGCCAGGGGCGCACCACGTGGGGTGAACTCCCCGGCGAGCAGCAGCACCTGGCCGCGATGCTCACCCTCGACCTCGTCATGGACTCCGCCCGCTACAGCCACCAGCTGCTCGGCCTGACCGACCGACCGCACCAGCAGGTGTGGAAGGAGCAGACCCGCGGGGCCGTGCCCGCGCTGCCGCTGGGCGAACTGCGCTTCGGCAACGAGGACCTGTGGAGCGCGGCGAGCCTGATCGCCGCCGAGATGATCGCCACCGTCGACGACCCGTCGGGGATCCTGGAAGGCATCGGCGACCACATCGCCAGCCGCGCCGTCGAGGGCACGCGGTGGCACGATCTCCCCGACCACCTCTGGCAGAGCGCCTCCGACGAGATCTGCCGCCGCTTCACCGCCCTCGGCGACAAGGCCGGCGAGCTGTTCGCCCCCGGCTCCCCCCGCTCCGCACCGCTGGTCGAAGCAGCGCCCCCGCACCTCGCCGGACGCGGCCACCTCGCAGCCACCGCCCCCGCGGCCCCGCTGCTGGCCGCCGGATGGACGCTCGCCGACACCCGGTCCACCACGTACGTCAGCCCCTGCGGCCGGATCAGCACCACCGAGACGACCTACGCCAACGGCAGCGTGTGGCGCACGGCCTACACCGACCCGTCGACCCGTCAGCCGCTGTGGGAGTTCTGCGCCGACCGGCAGACCCCCGCGGAGATGACCACCGCCGTCCACCAGGCGCTCGCCACCACCTACGCCACCGCACCGGCCGACCTGCACCACTCCACGCCGTCCGGCGGCCTGGAGCCCCTGGCCGAGGCCGGCTGGGGCCAGGACAGCGTGGACGGCCACACCATGTGGACCTCGCCCGACGGCGGAACCGCCATGGTCGACCACACCAGCAACCTCCCGCGCGCCCAGAGCGGCGCTCCGGGCTGGCTGATCACCGGGGGCGACGTCAGCCCGGACGTGCGGACGGGATGGACCATCGAGATGACCGACCTGGTGCCCCGGCCACTGCGCACCGCGCTCGCCACCGCCCTCACCCGCACCGAGCCGGTCGCCCGGCTCGCCCGCCAGGTCCCCGCCGCGCACATGGTGGACCTGACCATCACCCCCTTGAAGCCGCGCCCGACGGCGAGCGTCGACCGCGCCACGGCCGCCCGGCACCGCTCCGTGGACGCCGACACGGTCCGGGCCGACGCCGCCGGTGCACCCGAGCAGCACCACCTCCCGCATCGGGGCCGCCAGCGCTGA
- a CDS encoding DUF317 domain-containing protein → MELDHEAEGDQPRWTIAAYTSPVGELHWQARFCPRTPVEVVMAVADHLTSSLDHHPDARYDALLWEGRPLDAAVHLTVEDADPPWRETALGSDFTRADGTGGIHLPVQVSGSAVTVPGAVVWGGPRGYEHLRWQAEFTTHCPNALVIAALTEVVEPQPAERLRGQVPAAHVPQVRIGARPTRSAAATAHGLHRPSEGTTPAPAATDPPSPGGERRHR, encoded by the coding sequence ATCGAGCTGGACCACGAAGCCGAGGGCGACCAGCCCCGCTGGACCATCGCCGCCTACACCTCCCCCGTCGGTGAACTCCACTGGCAGGCCCGGTTCTGCCCCCGCACCCCGGTGGAGGTCGTGATGGCCGTCGCCGACCACCTCACCTCCTCGCTCGACCACCACCCGGACGCCCGGTACGACGCCCTGCTGTGGGAGGGCCGCCCCTTGGACGCGGCCGTCCACCTCACGGTGGAGGACGCCGACCCGCCGTGGAGGGAGACCGCTCTGGGCAGCGATTTCACCCGCGCCGACGGCACCGGCGGCATCCACCTGCCCGTCCAGGTCTCCGGTTCCGCCGTCACCGTGCCCGGCGCCGTCGTCTGGGGCGGGCCGCGCGGATACGAACACCTCCGCTGGCAGGCCGAGTTCACCACCCACTGCCCGAACGCGCTCGTGATCGCCGCGCTCACCGAGGTCGTCGAACCACAGCCGGCCGAGCGCCTGCGCGGGCAGGTCCCGGCCGCCCACGTGCCCCAGGTCCGCATCGGGGCCCGCCCCACCCGCTCCGCCGCCGCCACCGCCCACGGCCTTCACCGCCCCTCCGAAGGCACCACGCCCGCCCCCGCCGCCACCGATCCCCCATCGCCCGGCGGTGAACGCCGCCACCGCTGA
- a CDS encoding DUF5655 domain-containing protein, which produces MVLRVFRRDGDSATELVGTAVLLERDLQAYVERNMATLLGVRFLDTEVRTGPLHGGRIDSLGLDEDGSPVIVEYKRTRDHNVINQALFYLAWLRDHRDAFEALVVRRLGQEAAAEVDWSNPRIICIAADYSRYDVHAIGEMNRRIDLVRYRAFGEELLTLELVASVAGSAARSGSGALAVARPTAEQRLAGAARVVRALYDDLDGRLLDYGDVHSVQLKQYVAYRRGPNFASVKVQVSSLLVYLRLDPAAVDLEEGFTRDVHGIGHHGTGDLEVRIASPAALVRAAPLLRAAYEAVA; this is translated from the coding sequence ATGGTGCTGCGGGTATTCCGCCGGGACGGCGACTCGGCGACGGAGCTGGTCGGCACGGCCGTTCTGCTGGAGCGGGACCTCCAGGCGTACGTCGAGCGGAACATGGCGACGTTGCTGGGCGTCCGCTTCCTCGACACGGAGGTTCGGACCGGTCCGCTGCACGGCGGCCGGATCGACTCGCTCGGCCTGGACGAGGACGGCAGCCCCGTGATCGTCGAGTACAAGCGGACCCGGGATCACAACGTCATCAACCAGGCGCTGTTCTACCTGGCGTGGCTGCGCGACCACCGAGACGCCTTCGAGGCGCTGGTGGTGCGCCGGCTCGGCCAGGAGGCGGCCGCCGAGGTCGATTGGAGCAACCCGCGGATCATCTGCATCGCCGCCGACTACTCCCGCTACGACGTGCACGCGATCGGGGAGATGAACCGGCGCATCGACCTGGTCCGCTACCGCGCCTTCGGCGAGGAGCTGCTGACGCTGGAGCTGGTGGCCTCGGTCGCCGGGAGCGCGGCCCGCAGCGGCAGCGGCGCCCTGGCCGTGGCACGGCCCACGGCCGAGCAGCGCCTCGCCGGCGCCGCGCGGGTCGTGCGGGCGCTGTACGACGACCTCGACGGCCGGCTGCTCGACTACGGCGACGTGCACAGCGTCCAGCTCAAGCAGTACGTCGCCTACCGCCGGGGGCCGAACTTCGCCTCGGTGAAGGTCCAGGTGAGCTCGCTGCTGGTCTACCTGCGCCTGGACCCGGCCGCCGTCGACCTGGAGGAGGGCTTCACCCGCGACGTGCACGGGATTGGCCACCACGGCACCGGCGACCTGGAGGTGCGGATCGCCTCACCGGCGGCCCTGGTGAGGGCGGCGCCGCTGCTGCGGGCGGCCTACGAGGCGGTGGCCTAG
- a CDS encoding DUF317 domain-containing protein, with protein MPYFRHQPAREAPLTPLPLFTDAVVRAQDWYEPDNMVHVTPRYLAGSENGEIDTVLRAIPEAYGWHTRPAVDGPAEYFTPFASPCERIRMGFRNDHDDPWQIVARSDAYSGGMADWQMAFGWHTPPEMVAAALDEVATVLEESNGANENRAFVRGGSGLGAMYPFALQGWSETVTARSFTLASPDRLVTARLALIAPPLHRDGPWRDPFLKVTCESGDRATSWTARFTANVPLPVLHAFASAVASPEPLLRNADGLPERLTAVPVAAGRRAAAATGASPTLVAAGGPKTVLSAPPPSSLTTAAPRPAPHR; from the coding sequence GTGCCCTACTTCCGCCACCAACCCGCCCGAGAGGCCCCCCTGACTCCCCTTCCCCTCTTCACCGACGCCGTCGTCCGCGCCCAGGACTGGTACGAGCCGGACAACATGGTCCACGTCACCCCGCGCTACCTCGCCGGCTCCGAGAACGGCGAGATCGACACCGTCCTGCGCGCCATCCCCGAGGCGTACGGCTGGCACACCCGCCCCGCCGTGGACGGCCCCGCCGAGTACTTCACCCCGTTCGCCTCGCCCTGCGAGCGAATCCGGATGGGCTTCCGCAACGACCACGACGACCCGTGGCAGATCGTCGCCCGCAGCGACGCCTACTCCGGGGGGATGGCCGACTGGCAGATGGCCTTCGGCTGGCACACCCCGCCCGAAATGGTCGCCGCCGCGCTCGACGAGGTCGCCACCGTGCTGGAGGAGAGCAACGGTGCCAACGAGAACCGCGCGTTCGTCCGGGGCGGCTCGGGGCTGGGGGCCATGTACCCCTTCGCGCTGCAGGGGTGGTCGGAGACCGTCACCGCCCGGTCATTCACCCTCGCCTCGCCCGACCGTCTCGTCACCGCGCGCCTGGCCCTGATCGCCCCGCCGCTGCACAGGGACGGCCCCTGGCGCGACCCGTTCCTCAAGGTCACGTGCGAGAGCGGCGACCGGGCCACCTCGTGGACCGCCCGGTTCACCGCCAACGTCCCGCTACCGGTACTGCACGCCTTCGCCTCCGCCGTCGCAAGTCCCGAGCCGCTGCTGCGCAACGCCGACGGGCTCCCGGAGCGGCTGACGGCCGTACCGGTTGCCGCCGGCCGACGGGCCGCGGCGGCCACCGGAGCGAGCCCCACGCTCGTCGCGGCCGGCGGGCCCAAGACCGTCCTGAGCGCCCCGCCGCCGAGCAGCCTCACCACGGCCGCGCCCCGCCCCGCTCCCCACCGCTGA
- a CDS encoding DUF317 domain-containing protein, whose amino-acid sequence MNAATADPRKDASPIAADPDSDPHLDIAARHLAGPGGPSDPVARHVLGLHWLHNHNYALGQTFTSSPDHRIRIASGQLDPGARWRVSAAREPLGPPQWMVALSQGTPEEFITAITESLIVARPGTDWTGEVHPALKEGQFNGDAALDALVAAGWREREQTSGVRRVESPDHLARAVLRPNADPLDLMGHCALAIEAGPADAGEPYWQALFTSDVPELVTSAFVRALTDPAPLRRDPERMDKHLLAHAGYTMTEDGPVPLPPAYTDHDLDLAAAQTLSSLLAFAEQVVRVDDAIAVLADQVLPSTGQGPRAPTVWGELPLEQRLLGAMLALDLVKDSARYVHRLLGLSDADAAAHSHDRFGPDGVVNRPAWDRIVGGAVPAVPLESLRFTNEDLYAAAGTVAAHVIRSIEADGVVAGFYDQPIAGRSTPDGESVCWGELPDHAQWPAHDEVRRRFTALGEAAGELFAPGMPRPAPLVEVAPAHLAGPGHLTASAPAAPLLAAGWTFADALFPRYASPCGRFRADEIPTANGTGWLTVCTDPATGKPLWILDADERTPAEITTAVHQALAAPGTARTNLRYSSWREPLAQAGWSQDSEAGHVFWSPPGDRTAMIDYTSDLVHTPGSTPGWLVTGGDIGPDVQAGWTIEMTDRAPRPLKTALATALTRTTPVARLARQVPAEHAKHLTLTPLKPRPAAPAVIISRAAAARHRTVGTGTTPADSPHVPEQHSPYPRYRR is encoded by the coding sequence GTGAACGCCGCCACCGCTGACCCGCGAAAGGACGCATCCCCGATCGCCGCCGACCCCGACTCGGACCCCCACCTCGACATCGCCGCCCGCCACCTCGCCGGCCCCGGCGGCCCGTCCGATCCCGTTGCCCGCCACGTCCTGGGCCTCCACTGGCTGCACAACCACAACTACGCCCTTGGCCAGACCTTCACCTCCAGCCCCGACCACCGGATCCGCATCGCCTCGGGCCAGCTCGACCCCGGCGCCCGGTGGCGCGTCTCGGCCGCCCGCGAACCCCTCGGCCCACCCCAGTGGATGGTCGCCCTCTCCCAGGGCACCCCCGAGGAGTTCATCACCGCCATCACCGAGTCCCTCATCGTCGCCCGGCCCGGGACGGACTGGACCGGCGAGGTCCACCCGGCGCTGAAAGAGGGGCAGTTCAACGGCGACGCCGCCCTGGACGCGCTCGTCGCCGCAGGCTGGCGCGAGCGGGAGCAGACCAGCGGCGTCCGGCGCGTCGAGTCCCCCGACCACCTCGCCCGCGCCGTCCTGCGCCCAAACGCCGACCCCCTCGACCTGATGGGGCACTGCGCGCTGGCGATCGAAGCCGGCCCCGCGGACGCCGGCGAGCCGTACTGGCAGGCCCTGTTCACCTCGGACGTCCCCGAGCTGGTCACCAGCGCCTTCGTCCGCGCGCTGACCGACCCGGCGCCGCTGCGACGCGACCCGGAACGGATGGACAAGCACCTGCTCGCCCACGCCGGGTACACCATGACCGAGGACGGCCCCGTGCCGCTCCCACCCGCCTACACCGACCACGACCTCGACCTCGCCGCCGCGCAGACGCTCTCCAGCCTGCTCGCCTTCGCGGAGCAGGTGGTGAGGGTCGACGACGCGATCGCCGTGCTGGCCGACCAGGTCCTGCCCAGCACGGGCCAGGGCCCCAGGGCGCCCACCGTCTGGGGCGAACTGCCTTTGGAGCAGCGGCTGCTGGGCGCGATGCTCGCCCTCGACCTGGTCAAGGACTCGGCGCGGTACGTCCACCGCCTGCTCGGCCTGAGCGACGCGGACGCCGCCGCCCACAGCCACGACCGATTCGGCCCAGACGGCGTCGTCAACCGCCCGGCGTGGGACCGCATCGTCGGCGGGGCCGTTCCGGCCGTGCCGCTGGAGAGCCTGCGCTTCACCAACGAGGACCTGTACGCGGCAGCGGGCACCGTCGCCGCCCACGTCATCCGCAGCATCGAGGCGGACGGAGTGGTGGCGGGCTTCTACGACCAGCCGATCGCCGGCCGCAGCACCCCGGACGGTGAAAGCGTGTGCTGGGGGGAACTGCCGGACCATGCCCAGTGGCCTGCGCACGACGAGGTCCGCCGCCGCTTCACCGCGCTCGGCGAGGCGGCCGGCGAGCTGTTCGCCCCCGGCATGCCCCGGCCCGCCCCGCTGGTCGAAGTGGCTCCCGCCCACCTCGCCGGACCCGGCCACCTCACGGCCTCCGCTCCCGCAGCACCTCTGCTGGCCGCCGGGTGGACGTTCGCCGATGCCCTGTTCCCCAGGTATGCCAGCCCCTGCGGCCGGTTCCGTGCCGACGAGATACCCACCGCCAACGGCACCGGGTGGCTCACGGTCTGCACCGACCCGGCCACCGGCAAACCGCTGTGGATCCTCGACGCAGACGAACGGACTCCCGCCGAGATCACCACCGCCGTCCACCAGGCGCTCGCCGCACCCGGCACTGCCCGGACCAACCTGCGCTACTCCTCCTGGCGGGAACCCCTGGCCCAAGCCGGCTGGAGCCAGGACAGCGAGGCCGGCCACGTCTTCTGGAGCCCGCCCGGCGACAGGACGGCAATGATCGACTACACCAGCGACCTCGTGCACACACCGGGCAGCACTCCCGGCTGGCTGGTCACCGGGGGCGACATCGGCCCGGATGTGCAGGCGGGTTGGACCATCGAGATGACCGACCGTGCGCCCCGGCCGCTGAAAACCGCTCTCGCCACCGCCCTCACCCGCACCACCCCGGTCGCACGGCTCGCCCGCCAGGTCCCCGCCGAACACGCGAAGCACCTGACCCTCACCCCCCTGAAGCCGCGCCCGGCAGCCCCCGCAGTCATCATCAGCCGCGCCGCGGCCGCCCGGCACCGCACCGTGGGCACCGGCACGACCCCGGCCGACAGCCCCCACGTGCCCGAACAGCACAGCCCGTACCCGAGGTACCGGCGCTGA
- a CDS encoding DUF317 domain-containing protein — protein sequence MHPAYLAGPAPDFHPFEWVTGEWAWKIDKHLPFSSYLAWSPDRRFWLGEALADPDDWWRITAVREPLGPTDRDTAARSGEEHPALRTPTDCRSLLGILSGAGWRSVYRDGALVVESPDLLARVRVRVDPPGDPLDLGDPHIHVEAGPRGRSGQPPYWQAKVSAGAPTVITDALARTLTSPDPVTRDARRMDKRLLSTLARLDPPAPEQPASRITPPATTIAQRVAAAASRTTKPILAAAAAADGAAPAEAASPPMGRPAR from the coding sequence GTGCACCCCGCCTACCTGGCCGGCCCCGCCCCCGACTTCCATCCCTTCGAATGGGTCACCGGTGAATGGGCCTGGAAGATCGACAAGCACCTGCCGTTCAGCTCGTACCTGGCGTGGAGCCCCGACCGCCGGTTCTGGCTCGGCGAAGCCCTGGCCGACCCCGACGACTGGTGGCGCATCACCGCCGTCCGCGAACCGCTCGGCCCCACTGACCGCGACACGGCCGCCCGCTCCGGTGAGGAGCACCCTGCCCTCCGGACGCCCACCGACTGCCGCTCCCTGCTGGGCATCCTGAGCGGTGCGGGCTGGCGCAGCGTCTACCGCGACGGCGCCCTCGTCGTGGAGTCGCCCGACCTCCTCGCCCGGGTGCGGGTGCGCGTCGATCCGCCCGGCGACCCGCTCGACCTGGGCGATCCCCACATCCACGTCGAGGCCGGCCCCCGCGGTCGGAGCGGGCAGCCGCCCTACTGGCAGGCCAAGGTGAGCGCCGGCGCGCCCACCGTCATCACCGACGCGCTCGCCCGCACCCTGACCTCACCAGACCCGGTCACCCGGGACGCGCGCCGGATGGACAAGCGGCTGCTCTCCACCCTGGCTCGGCTCGATCCGCCAGCACCCGAACAACCCGCCTCCCGCATCACGCCGCCCGCCACCACCATCGCCCAACGGGTGGCCGCAGCCGCCTCCCGCACCACGAAGCCGATCCTCGCCGCCGCCGCGGCGGCCGACGGCGCGGCGCCCGCCGAAGCGGCATCCCCTCCAATGGGCCGCCCCGCCCGCTGA
- a CDS encoding DUF317 domain-containing protein, which produces MANGRDVFVSPCQRVRVEDDPGATWEPALTVTAYASPAGDVLWRAEFSTRTPDAVFASLLCALARDLAEPNPRDQRRALRGPRVENASACLPETGRYRQEFGLEHSYLGGRLAWTLWGRDEKGERWQVRFADATPAHLVAAACRPLVEEEERRRAEAAENASTVLPAFDDTTPDADADERPTEPAPRTPRKRAKGVPLESVLRIAREDLPEGSPVNIRTVSAAVRTQGFGVSTRRAQEAVAILKAERADRP; this is translated from the coding sequence CTGGCCAACGGCCGCGACGTCTTCGTCAGCCCGTGCCAGCGGGTGCGCGTCGAGGACGACCCCGGCGCCACCTGGGAGCCGGCGCTGACCGTGACCGCCTACGCCAGCCCTGCCGGAGACGTCCTGTGGCGGGCCGAGTTCAGCACCCGCACCCCCGACGCGGTCTTCGCCTCGCTCCTGTGCGCGCTCGCCCGCGACCTGGCCGAGCCGAACCCGCGCGACCAGCGGCGGGCCCTGCGCGGCCCGCGCGTGGAGAACGCCTCCGCGTGCCTGCCCGAGACCGGCCGGTACCGGCAGGAGTTCGGCCTGGAGCACTCCTACCTCGGCGGCCGACTCGCCTGGACTCTGTGGGGCCGGGACGAGAAGGGTGAGCGCTGGCAGGTCCGCTTCGCCGACGCCACCCCGGCCCACCTGGTCGCCGCCGCCTGCCGGCCGCTCGTCGAGGAGGAGGAGCGCCGACGGGCCGAGGCCGCCGAGAACGCGTCCACCGTGCTCCCCGCCTTCGACGACACGACCCCGGACGCGGACGCGGACGAGCGGCCGACCGAGCCCGCCCCGCGCACACCGCGCAAGCGGGCCAAGGGAGTCCCGCTGGAGAGCGTTCTGCGGATCGCCCGCGAGGACCTGCCGGAGGGCAGCCCCGTCAACATCCGCACCGTCTCGGCCGCGGTCCGGACCCAGGGCTTCGGCGTCAGCACCCGCCGCGCCCAGGAGGCCGTCGCGATTCTCAAGGCCGAACGGGCCGACCGCCCGTAG
- a CDS encoding excisionase family DNA-binding protein — MPEQYLTVARVAERLGTGERFVRRLIAERRIAFVKMGTHVRIAQSTLDSYIAAGTVAAVRSRRDRHGGGAA; from the coding sequence ATGCCCGAGCAGTACCTCACCGTTGCCCGCGTCGCCGAACGCCTCGGCACCGGCGAGCGGTTCGTCCGTCGCCTGATCGCCGAGCGGCGGATCGCCTTCGTCAAGATGGGGACCCACGTCCGCATCGCCCAGAGCACCCTCGACTCCTACATCGCCGCCGGTACCGTCGCCGCCGTCCGCAGCCGGCGCGACCGGCACGGGGGCGGTGCCGCCTGA
- a CDS encoding DUF317 domain-containing protein yields the protein MSRESMSGGPSAVAGHCLEGPGSPGDVQQALSVLTGERGWPHHHNPETGNTFVASPCGLVHAGHLPDHFWPWKLDVTDGPFQLPQWRAEFSPQTPPLVVAAILDTVARTLESDPDRLTGATRDVAEATAVLTAAGWRTEHTDIRTTVTSPKPRAGLAGLSLQRHPEPWQGDELDRYEDTITLWCGADNSPRRWTVDFTRDTPTHLVAAAARVLVHPLPPLVHHRAPGPRMAAARRHPAPTGPIPRPPGPFATSTLPQAEAPRPAR from the coding sequence TTGAGCCGCGAGTCGATGAGCGGCGGTCCGTCGGCCGTCGCCGGGCACTGCCTGGAAGGCCCCGGATCCCCGGGCGACGTCCAGCAGGCCCTGAGCGTCCTGACCGGCGAGCGCGGCTGGCCGCACCACCACAACCCCGAGACCGGGAACACCTTCGTGGCCAGCCCGTGCGGCCTGGTGCACGCCGGCCACCTGCCCGACCACTTCTGGCCGTGGAAGCTCGACGTCACCGACGGCCCCTTCCAACTGCCCCAGTGGCGGGCCGAGTTCTCCCCGCAGACACCCCCGCTGGTCGTCGCCGCGATCCTCGACACGGTGGCGCGGACCCTGGAGAGCGACCCCGACCGCCTCACCGGCGCCACCCGCGACGTCGCCGAAGCCACCGCCGTCCTCACCGCGGCCGGCTGGAGGACCGAGCACACCGACATCCGCACCACCGTCACCTCGCCCAAGCCCCGAGCCGGGCTCGCCGGACTGTCCCTCCAGCGCCACCCCGAGCCCTGGCAGGGCGACGAACTCGACCGGTACGAGGACACGATCACGCTCTGGTGCGGAGCCGATAACAGCCCCCGCCGGTGGACAGTCGACTTCACCCGCGACACCCCGACACACCTGGTCGCGGCCGCCGCCCGCGTCCTCGTCCACCCCCTCCCACCGCTCGTCCACCACCGTGCGCCCGGCCCCCGCATGGCGGCCGCCCGTAGACACCCCGCTCCCACCGGTCCCATCCCCCGTCCGCCCGGGCCCTTCGCCACCAGCACCCTGCCCCAGGCCGAAGCCCCACGCCCGGCGCGCTGA